In Mercurialis annua linkage group LG5, ddMerAnnu1.2, whole genome shotgun sequence, a single genomic region encodes these proteins:
- the LOC126680101 gene encoding uncharacterized protein LOC126680101, which produces MALLNSLLTSNLFHHSTGGADFPVFKRPLIQVVRLKEKKPNAPKAINVSRRDALLYLSAGSLAGFTIFTAEPAEARIGRQEMKKKVLEKLREKARMSKTENGKTESPSSQSSSKQESVLPLLPPLPFPNLQAATI; this is translated from the exons ATGGCACTCCTTAATTCGTTGCTTACTTCGAACCTGTTTCACCATTCAACGGGAGGAGCAGACTTTCCGGTCTTCAAGCGACCGTTGATTCag GTAGTAAGACTGAAAGAGAAGAAACCAAATGCTCCGAAAGCCATTAATGTTTCAAGGAGAGATGCATTGCTATATTTGTCTGCAGGCTCTCTTGCTGGATTCACCATTTTCACGGCAGAACCTGCTGAAGCTCGCATTGGAAGGCAGGAGATGAAGAAAAAGGTTTTGGAGAAGCTCCGGGAGAAGGCGAGGATGTCGAAGACTGAGAATGGGAAGACAGAATCTCCGTCAAGTCAATCGTCTTCTAAGCAGGAATCTGTTCTACCATTGCTACCACCATTACCATTTCCAAATCTACAAGCAGCTACAATTTGA
- the LOC126683187 gene encoding uncharacterized protein LOC126683187: MSSSTISFLLLLLATTFISSTTAKPHIINFHSPNLYPEGLTYDPAAQHFIVGSLYHRTIHSVSDAGIVETLISDPSLPPNSTVLGLAVDSRYNRLLAVIHSAPPLSPFNALAAYDLTSRSRLFLSLLPESNDVADKLSVANDVAVDFKGNAYVTNSGQNLIWKVNSHGEASIFSRSPSFTEYPIAVDQNSSFSDCGLNGIAYVSKGYLLVVQSNTGKMFKVNEDDGRARPVLLTEDLPLADGISLRKDGVVLVVSPNKLWYIKSDDSWSEGVVYDQTDLDIERFPTSVTIGREDRAYVLYGSVFEGMMGNGKREWFDIEEVNSVKESKEENIWIFVLIGLGFAYFCFWRFQMKQLVTNLDKKNG, translated from the coding sequence ATGTCGTCGTCTACAATCTCCTTCCTTCTGTTACTTTTAGCGACGACCTTCATATCCTCAACCACCGCAAAACCccacataattaatttccaCTCACCAAATCTCTATCCAGAAGGCCTCACCTACGATCCCGCCGCACAACACTTCATCGTCGGCTCTCTTTACCACCGCACTATCCACTCCGTTTCCGACGCCGGCATCgtcgaaaccctaatctcaGATCCCTCCCTTCCTCCAAACTCCACCGTTTTAGGCCTCGCCGTTGATTCTCGCTATAACCGTCTCCTCGCCGTCATCCACTCCGCCCCTCCTCTCTCTCCGTTCAATGCTCTCGCCGCCTACGACCTCACCTCCCGCAGCCGCCTCTTCCTCTCTCTCCTCCCTGAATCCAACGACGTCGCCGACAAACTCTCCGTCGCTAACGATGTCGCCGTTGATTTCAAAGGAAACGCTTACGTCACTAACTCCGGTCAAAACCTAATCTGGAAAGTTAACAGTCACGGAGAAGCCTCAATTTTCTCCAGATCTCCGTCATTCACGGAGTATCCTATTGCCGTTGACCAAAACTCATCATTTAGTGACTGTGGTCTAAACGGAATTGCTTACGTCAGCAAAGGTTATCTCCTCGTAGTGCAATCCAACACAGGCAAGATGTTTAAGGTTAACGAAGATGACGGTCGAGCCAGGCCGGTTTTGTTAACGGAGGATCTACCGTTAGCGGACGGAATATCTCTTCGTAAAGACGGCGTCGTTTTGGTTGTTTCCCCAAATAAACTGTGGTATATAAAAAGTGATGACAGTTGGAGTGAGGGTGTGGTTTATGACCAAACTGACCTCGATATCGAGAGATTTCCTACTTCAGTCACTATAGGGAGAGAGGACAGGGCTTATGTGTTATATGGGAGTGTTTTTGAGGGTATGATGGGAAATGGAAAAAGGGAGTGGTTTGATATTGAGGAAGTTAATTCGGTTAAGGAGAGTAAAGAGGAGAATATTTGGATatttgttttgattggtttgggttttgcttatttttgtttttggagGTTTCAAATGAAACAACTTGTTACTAACTTGGATAAAAAGAATGGTTAA